A portion of the Halanaerobiaceae bacterium ANBcell28 genome contains these proteins:
- a CDS encoding HD domain-containing protein — MINEDNNILSKIKENNILRENNSLSEYACKSIDGLRKSPNSHNNNEFRPSFFQDTDKIIHSRSYTRYIDKTQVFYLFDNDNITHRVLHVQLVSKIARVLGRSLALNEDLIEAIALGHDIGHTPYGHTGESILKGICKDRDIGYFCHNAQSVRFLMEVENRGKGLDLTLQVLDGILCHNGEILDEVYKPSKNKTWQAFLEEYKKCWTVEDFDKKIRPMSLEACVVRISDVIAYIGRDIEDAIHLRLISREEIPEEVTKVLGNTNSSIVDRLVSDIIINSYGKNYIALSSEIYSALKTLLDFNYRKIYSNVVKVEQNDIIKNMFYFLFDRYLKDLNDNKESSSIVMWSNSMSKKYIESNNKERLVLDYIAGMTDEYFNNEFKRRVFPKRYGFKVEE, encoded by the coding sequence ATGATTAATGAAGATAATAATATTTTATCAAAGATTAAAGAAAATAATATATTGCGGGAAAATAACTCTTTAAGTGAATATGCCTGTAAAAGTATAGATGGTTTGAGAAAAAGTCCTAATAGTCATAATAACAATGAATTTCGTCCTTCTTTTTTTCAAGATACTGATAAGATAATACATTCCAGATCTTACACCCGGTATATTGATAAAACTCAGGTATTTTATCTCTTTGATAATGACAATATAACTCATCGTGTCTTACATGTTCAATTAGTTTCTAAAATTGCAAGGGTTTTAGGAAGGTCATTAGCATTAAATGAAGATCTTATTGAAGCTATAGCATTAGGTCATGATATTGGTCATACACCTTATGGACATACTGGAGAAAGTATTTTAAAAGGTATTTGTAAAGATAGAGATATAGGTTACTTCTGTCATAATGCTCAAAGTGTTCGTTTTTTAATGGAAGTTGAAAATAGGGGTAAGGGCTTAGACTTAACCCTGCAGGTCTTAGATGGGATACTCTGTCATAATGGTGAGATCTTAGATGAAGTATATAAACCTAGTAAAAACAAAACTTGGCAGGCTTTTTTAGAAGAATATAAAAAGTGTTGGACAGTTGAAGATTTTGATAAGAAAATTAGGCCAATGAGCCTCGAAGCTTGTGTAGTCAGGATTTCTGATGTTATTGCTTATATAGGAAGAGATATAGAAGATGCCATTCATTTGAGATTAATATCAAGGGAAGAAATCCCTGAGGAGGTTACGAAAGTGTTAGGGAATACAAATAGCTCTATAGTAGATAGATTAGTCTCAGATATAATTATTAATAGTTATGGTAAAAATTATATTGCATTATCATCTGAAATATATTCTGCACTTAAAACTTTACTGGATTTTAATTATAGAAAAATATATTCCAATGTAGTTAAAGTTGAGCAGAATGATATTATAAAAAATATGTTTTATTTTTTATTTGATAGATACCTTAAGGATCTTAATGATAATAAAGAGAGTTCTTCAATAGTTATGTGGTCAAATTCTATGTCAAAAAAGTATATTGAGTCTAATAATAAAGAAAGATTAGTTCTAGATTATATTGCTGGTATGACTGATGAATACTTCAATAATGAGTTTAAGAGACGAGTATTTCCTAAAAGATATGGTTTTAAAGTAGAGGAGTAA
- a CDS encoding polysaccharide deacetylase family protein — protein MRYKFVIGVFLLLALVSFVFLANGFDFLNNSQNIENNSNSNPDDNIRENPKIRNDLPEELQDFREKAERQAKEYPGTFYLHGEGEEKSIALTFDDGPDEINTSRALDILKENNIKATFFLLGERIEEFPELTKRIYDEGHEIANHSWSHPRFDQLEARYILEEELLPTSKIVEEKTGFFPKIVRPPFGSINDDTIELLKDDNWKVVNWSIDSFDWHISENSPAEIEKDRKLSPSRWYYITT, from the coding sequence ATGAGATATAAATTTGTAATAGGAGTATTCTTACTGTTAGCTCTAGTATCCTTTGTTTTTCTTGCAAATGGTTTTGATTTTTTAAACAACTCTCAGAATATAGAAAACAATTCAAATAGTAATCCTGATGATAATATCAGAGAAAACCCTAAAATAAGAAATGATCTTCCGGAGGAGTTGCAGGATTTTAGAGAAAAAGCAGAAAGACAGGCTAAAGAATATCCTGGTACATTTTATCTACATGGAGAAGGCGAAGAAAAAAGTATTGCATTAACATTTGATGATGGACCTGATGAGATAAATACTTCTAGAGCTTTAGATATTCTAAAAGAGAATAATATAAAGGCAACGTTTTTTTTGTTGGGCGAAAGGATCGAAGAATTTCCCGAATTGACTAAAAGAATATATGATGAAGGACATGAAATAGCAAATCATTCTTGGTCTCATCCAAGGTTTGATCAATTAGAAGCAAGATATATATTAGAAGAGGAACTACTTCCAACTTCAAAGATTGTTGAAGAAAAAACCGGATTTTTTCCTAAAATAGTAAGACCGCCTTTTGGTTCAATTAATGATGATACTATAGAATTATTAAAAGATGATAATTGGAAAGTAGTTAATTGGTCTATAGATAGTTTTGATTGGCATATATCTGAAAATAGTCCTGCTGAAATTGAAAAAGATAGAAAATTATCACCATCCAGGTGGTATTATATTACTACATAG